A DNA window from Deltaproteobacteria bacterium contains the following coding sequences:
- a CDS encoding transglycosylase SLT domain-containing protein, translating into MFRFPIAALVAAFSIVILSGSLAHAGGFIEHTRSLLDKINIFNGKPEPICDERTAAPALQQTKHEKSAQKASAIPFKSEGDLRKYLDCYVVEPGRMKIVTEKYLPLIAQAAKDFDIPQTLLACLIFRESRFDINARSGSGAIGLGQHLRGTMADISRVVGDDFSDIPKLQALHDSMSGRESGLSTQELKDMRYAKARMMGATQSAQWKNYFENLSAKELHKGPSPKVVSTKNITTPSIAIGATAFYLQSILIHFQKTLDPTLSLEQSDKDARNYDALLAAAGAYNMGPGAASGMLQDIRPPNPKKWIERLKKSNQETAGHILSIQNCLTSPSTSTSAWSAPLGSPHNDCSSPLEPKPVLPDGINELPAEYRNPVKSATLTKPKSKKAKVAKPAAPNKKTEKKGAKK; encoded by the coding sequence ATGTTCCGATTCCCAATCGCGGCGTTGGTCGCGGCTTTTTCTATCGTTATTTTGTCGGGTAGCTTAGCGCACGCGGGCGGTTTCATTGAGCACACAAGAAGCCTTCTCGACAAAATCAATATTTTCAACGGTAAACCGGAACCTATTTGCGATGAACGTACAGCTGCGCCCGCGCTTCAGCAGACAAAACATGAGAAGAGCGCTCAAAAAGCTTCTGCCATTCCATTTAAGTCGGAAGGTGATTTACGGAAATATCTAGATTGTTATGTCGTAGAACCCGGAAGAATGAAAATCGTGACCGAAAAGTATCTTCCGCTCATCGCCCAAGCAGCCAAGGATTTCGACATACCTCAGACGCTGCTCGCATGCCTGATTTTTCGGGAAAGCCGTTTCGATATCAACGCTAGATCTGGATCCGGAGCGATTGGCCTGGGTCAGCACTTGCGAGGCACGATGGCGGACATCTCGCGTGTGGTCGGCGATGACTTCAGCGACATTCCGAAACTTCAAGCCCTCCACGACTCTATGTCCGGTCGCGAAAGTGGTTTGTCGACACAAGAATTGAAAGATATGCGCTATGCAAAAGCTCGCATGATGGGCGCAACACAGTCCGCGCAATGGAAGAATTACTTCGAGAATCTTTCCGCCAAAGAACTTCACAAAGGTCCATCGCCGAAAGTGGTTTCCACAAAAAACATTACGACCCCTTCGATCGCGATCGGGGCGACAGCTTTTTATCTCCAATCTATTCTTATTCATTTTCAAAAAACTTTAGATCCAACACTCTCGCTCGAGCAAAGTGACAAAGACGCTCGCAACTATGATGCACTTTTGGCGGCTGCTGGCGCTTACAATATGGGGCCAGGCGCCGCTTCCGGAATGCTCCAAGATATTCGTCCTCCGAATCCAAAAAAATGGATCGAGCGGCTTAAAAAATCGAATCAAGAAACTGCAGGCCATATCCTTTCGATTCAAAATTGTCTTACTTCACCGTCAACAAGCACCTCGGCCTGGAGTGCGCCGCTAGGAAGCCCTCATAACGACTGTTCAAGTCCTCTTGAACCAAAGCCAGTACTACCGGACGGTATCAACGAACTTCCCGCTGAGTATCGAAACCCAGTAAAATCGGCCACTTTAACTAAGCCGAAGTCGAAAAAAGCGAAGGTCGCGAAACCTGCAGCGCCGAATAAAAAAACCGAAAAAAAAGGGGCTAAGAAGTAA